One segment of Primulina tabacum isolate GXHZ01 chromosome 14, ASM2559414v2, whole genome shotgun sequence DNA contains the following:
- the LOC142525077 gene encoding 7-deoxyloganetic acid glucosyl transferase-like, translated as MLQSPSPMTRSPLPPHVLLFPLPLQGPVNSMLKLAELLCLADLHITFVVTDYINSRLQRHSNFQSRFDHYPNFQIKTVSDGLPEDHPRGDRFIELFDSLRRKTKPLFKEMLSSGCLESDSRRRVSCIVADGILGFTCDVGNELGIPVFYVRTISACCLWVFFCLPKLIEAGEIPFNGDDMDELIKSVPGMERFLRRRDLPSFCRSGNIADQNILLYRTECDEIPRAYGLILNTFEELEGPILSEIRSLCPNIYTIGPLHAHLKAKLAARGSSQPTFSNSLWEEDQTCMAWLDAQPSKSVIYVSFGSLVNITSEQYMEFWHGLVNSGQRFLWVIRPDSILNKDSGSRIPDEVSEGTKERGYIVDWAPQEEVLAHPSVGGFLTHSGWNSTLESVFEGLPMICWPYFLDQQVNSRFVGNVWNLGLDMKDTSDRNLVEKMVRDLMEVRKEEFLQRADQMAKSAKRCLVEGGSSYNSFERLVKDIESMDAPVS; from the exons ATGCTCCAGTCTCCTTCCCCGATGACCCGCTCCCCGCTCCCGCCGCACGTACTCCTCTTCCCACTACCCCTCCAAGGCCCCGTAAACTCCATGCTCAAGCTCGCCGAGCTTCTCTGTCTAGCAGATCTCCACATAACCTTCGTGGTCACAGACTACATCAACTCCCGCCTCCAGCGCCACTCCAACTTCCAGTCCCGTTTCGACCACTACCCAAATTTCCAAATCAAGACCGTGTCAGATGGGCTGCCGGAGGATCACCCCCGGGGGGACAGATTCATCGAGCTGTTCGATTCCTTGAGGCGTAAAACCAAGCCTTTGTTTAAGGAGATGCTGAGCTCTGGGTGCCTGGAGTCGGATTCTCGCCGGAGAGTGTCGTGTATCGTTGCCGATGGCATTCTGGGATTCACGTGTGATGTGGGGAACGAGCTTGGGATTCCTGTTTTCTACGTGAGGACGATTAGTGCTTGCTGCCTTTGGGTGTTCTTCTGTCTTCCCAAGCTTATTGAAGCTGGAGAGATTCCCTTCAATG GAGATGATATGGATGAGCTGATAAAGAGTGTACCGGGAATGGAAAGATTTCTCCGGCGTCGTGATCTGCCAAGTTTTTGCCGATCTGGCAACATAGCTGACCAGAATATCCTATTGTATAGAACGGAATGTGATGAAATACCACGAGCCTATGGTCTTATACTTAACACGTTTGAAGAACTAGAAGGTCCGATCCTTTCTGAGATTCGTAGTTTGTGTCCGAATATTTACACCATAGGACCGCTACATGCCCATCTGAAAGCGAAACTAGCCGCTCGAGGGTCATCGCAGCCCACTTTTTCGAATAGTTTGTGGGAAGAGGACCAGACCTGCATGGCATGGCTCGATGCACAGCCGTCGAAATCTGTGATTTATGTGAGTTTTGGAAGTCTTGTTAATATAACAAGTGAGCAATATATGGAGTTCTGGCATGGTTTGGTAAACAGTGGTCAGAGATTCCTTTGGGTCATACGGCCGGATTCAATCCTTAACAAGGACTCGGGGAGTCGAATTCCAGACGAGGTATCCGAAGGTACGAAAGAGAGGGGGTATATAGTCGACTGGGCACCTCAAGAAGAGGTTTTAGCTCATCCATCTGTTGGCGGATTCTTGACTCACAGCGGATGGAACTCGACTTTAGAGAGCGTGTTTGAAGGCTTGCCGATGATTTGCTGGCCTTATTTCCTCGATCAACAAGTCAACAGCCGGTTCGTTGGGAACGTATGGAATCTTGGATTGGATATGAAAGACACTAGTGACAGGAATCTGGTGGAGAAAATGGTCAGGGATCTTATGGAGGTGAGAAAGGAGGAGTTCTTGCAAAGGGCTGATCAGATGGCGAAATCGGCTAAACGATGCTTGGTTGAAGGTGGATCGTCGTATAATAGTTTCGAACGTTTGGTAAAAGACATAGAATCCATGGATGCACCAGTTTCTTGA